A single region of the Biomaibacter acetigenes genome encodes:
- a CDS encoding V-type ATP synthase subunit F has protein sequence MNVFLISDNTHTLTGMRLTGVEGVVVHTREEVLNELKKVKESRDIGILLITELLAEKVQQELDEMKLSSSLPIIIEIPDRHGSRRPPDFLTRYIRESIGLKI, from the coding sequence ATGAACGTCTTTCTTATAAGCGACAATACCCATACCCTGACCGGCATGAGGCTGACGGGGGTGGAAGGTGTCGTGGTCCATACCAGGGAAGAGGTATTAAATGAATTAAAAAAAGTAAAGGAAAGCCGGGATATAGGCATTTTGCTCATAACCGAACTGCTGGCGGAAAAGGTGCAGCAGGAACTGGATGAGATGAAACTTTCCAGCAGCCTTCCTATAATAATCGAGATTCCTGACAGGCACGGTTCAAGGCGGCCCCCCGACTTTTTAACCCGGTATATAAGGGAATCCATAGGACTTAAGATTTGA
- a CDS encoding V-type ATP synthase subunit I produces MGVEKMKIVGVIGKNALLSRVLRLVVLNGSMHMINALVRVNSSDFFLPPSEKNIEALEELPFLKPYSSKRDFSHDEEVVTSLLKLFGLKPQVRLEHLGQDYDYDDFMKQLLDIYEKVHSTDDEINERMRSIEKKREYIDSLKYLTKYSFDIGRLTDMKYLAFRLLKISRENYDKLKKNYENIPAVVIKVAVEGKYVVVASITPVSLEETVEKIFSSLNHTLLAMPTGYSGTAAKVMEDLTNSIDEDQKVIDSLKRSLEDYRIKYAKEFEKGFSRLEMEKKVEELKSDLAVGDKLFFMFGFVPVSSVSDLKGELESQFKEDVIVLVDDINNSGPGITPPTKLSNAKLFRPFETLVKMYGTPAYNEKDPTVFFGLTYMLLFGAMFGDVGQGLILLLSGLVLEFFMKRTSMGGVLSRIGLSSTIFGFIYGSVFGSEEIIPPLIIRPMANINYMLVAAVVFGIVLIIGGYIYNIMNSGMERNVEEGLFGRNGAAGLAFYLILLYAVSHTALTNSGISPALVYAMAGLLLLMVFKQPLASRLTHADKLYRESPADYYIEEGFGVIETLLSMMSNTISFIRVGAFALNHVGLYIAFATMGDMMGAAWEDIAVLVIGNVIIIGLEGLIVFIQALRLEYYELFTKYFRGDGVEYLPAKLKGITPATGRPGFFHNRRISREIGMHIFATL; encoded by the coding sequence ATGGGAGTAGAAAAGATGAAAATCGTGGGGGTTATAGGCAAAAATGCTCTTTTAAGCCGGGTACTCCGCCTGGTGGTTTTGAACGGGAGCATGCACATGATAAATGCCCTGGTGAGGGTGAATTCCAGCGATTTTTTCCTGCCCCCCAGCGAAAAAAACATTGAGGCCCTGGAAGAACTGCCTTTCCTCAAACCCTATTCTTCAAAGAGGGATTTTTCGCATGATGAGGAGGTGGTAACATCATTACTAAAGCTTTTCGGCTTGAAGCCCCAGGTAAGGTTGGAACACCTCGGGCAGGACTATGATTATGATGATTTTATGAAGCAGCTTTTAGATATCTATGAAAAAGTGCATTCCACTGACGATGAAATAAATGAAAGAATGCGTTCTATCGAGAAAAAAAGAGAGTACATCGACAGCCTCAAATACCTGACGAAGTATAGTTTTGACATAGGCCGCCTCACCGATATGAAATACCTGGCTTTCAGACTTTTGAAGATATCCAGGGAAAATTACGACAAGCTCAAGAAGAACTACGAAAACATACCTGCGGTGGTTATAAAGGTGGCGGTGGAAGGCAAATATGTCGTAGTGGCTTCCATAACTCCGGTAAGCCTGGAGGAAACCGTAGAAAAGATTTTTAGCTCATTAAACCACACCCTTCTTGCAATGCCCACCGGGTATTCGGGGACTGCCGCAAAGGTGATGGAAGACCTGACAAACAGCATAGACGAAGACCAGAAAGTCATTGACTCCCTCAAAAGATCCCTGGAAGACTACAGGATAAAATACGCCAAGGAATTCGAAAAGGGCTTTTCCAGGCTTGAGATGGAGAAAAAGGTCGAGGAACTTAAATCTGATCTTGCCGTGGGTGACAAGCTGTTTTTCATGTTTGGCTTTGTGCCTGTGAGCAGTGTGTCAGATCTTAAAGGTGAGCTGGAGAGTCAATTTAAGGAAGATGTAATTGTTCTGGTAGATGATATAAACAACAGCGGACCGGGTATAACTCCGCCCACAAAGCTCAGCAACGCGAAACTTTTCAGGCCTTTTGAAACTCTGGTGAAAATGTACGGTACCCCGGCTTACAATGAGAAAGACCCCACGGTCTTTTTCGGCCTGACATACATGCTGCTCTTCGGCGCTATGTTTGGCGATGTGGGTCAGGGGCTTATACTGCTTTTGTCCGGCCTGGTCCTGGAATTTTTCATGAAAAGGACCAGCATGGGGGGCGTGCTGAGCAGGATAGGTCTCTCCTCCACTATTTTCGGTTTTATTTACGGCAGTGTTTTCGGTTCCGAGGAAATCATACCGCCGCTCATCATAAGACCCATGGCCAATATCAATTACATGCTGGTGGCAGCAGTCGTTTTCGGTATTGTCCTTATCATCGGCGGTTATATATACAACATAATGAATTCCGGTATGGAAAGGAATGTGGAAGAAGGACTTTTCGGTAGAAATGGTGCGGCGGGGCTTGCCTTTTACCTGATACTGCTGTACGCTGTTTCACATACCGCCCTTACTAACAGCGGCATTTCGCCGGCACTGGTTTACGCCATGGCAGGCCTTCTGCTCTTAATGGTGTTCAAACAGCCCCTGGCGAGCAGACTCACCCACGCGGATAAGCTTTACAGGGAATCTCCCGCCGATTACTATATCGAAGAGGGCTTTGGGGTGATAGAGACTCTACTTTCCATGATGTCCAACACCATATCCTTCATAAGGGTGGGAGCTTTTGCTCTAAACCATGTAGGGCTCTATATAGCCTTCGCCACCATGGGAGACATGATGGGAGCCGCATGGGAAGATATAGCCGTACTGGTGATAGGAAACGTTATAATTATCGGTCTGGAAGGCCTGATAGTGTTCATCCAGGCCTTGAGGCTTGAATATTACGAGCTCTTCACCAAGTATTTCCGGGGAGATGGCGTGGAATACCTGCCGGCAAAGTTGAAGGGCATTACACCCGCCACCGGGAGGCCTGGCTTCTTTCATAACAGGAGAATTTCCCGGGAAATCGGGATGCATATTTTCGCCACTTTATAA
- a CDS encoding ATP synthase subunit C, which produces MYAVLFIAMAISGLTVAAGLYIYLMKDEAKARKVKKLVRFSVISYAVLVAAFLFFLVPGIASAASSANPASGMGFIAAALATGLATIGAGYAVGAVGSSALGAVSEDPNILGKTLIFVGLAEGIAIYGLIVSIMILGRL; this is translated from the coding sequence ATGTATGCAGTATTGTTTATAGCCATGGCCATATCGGGATTGACCGTGGCAGCAGGATTGTATATATACTTGATGAAAGATGAGGCAAAAGCCAGAAAGGTTAAAAAACTTGTCAGGTTCAGTGTAATATCTTATGCTGTGCTGGTGGCAGCTTTCCTGTTCTTCCTGGTGCCGGGCATTGCCAGCGCTGCATCTTCGGCAAATCCAGCGTCAGGAATGGGATTTATTGCGGCAGCTCTTGCCACGGGTCTGGCCACCATCGGCGCCGGTTACGCAGTGGGCGCCGTAGGTTCTTCGGCATTGGGAGCGGTGTCCGAAGACCCGAATATCCTTGGCAAAACCCTTATATTCGTGGGACTGGCCGAAGGTATAGCCATCTATGGGCTGATTGTTTCCATAATGATCCTGGGCAGACTGTAG